Proteins found in one Odontesthes bonariensis isolate fOdoBon6 chromosome 11, fOdoBon6.hap1, whole genome shotgun sequence genomic segment:
- the LOC142391314 gene encoding uncharacterized protein LOC142391314: MSVVTQSRGEVGGGVAAHLQCPHCGHFSKSHAHQLSHVAASHPACLDGVTVGRLGNILMYQISGRLFHCSDCFYTCRDFTKLYKHIISKHCVDEREGGGGGGGEDGSEKGEEEEEGGKVAPDRKRSSEAEEEEQGEASESVKSENLGERNTLVLDGGGYRCLICGWKHKHKVVSVNHVVRKHDLPKAYAAQALKREAAVPSQAPGGGGEDEEAAGLSEEMLKEEVEATAKVVGFISSRFVCLICGWKTKMKGT, from the coding sequence ATGTCCGTCGTCACACAGAGCCGAGGCGAAGTGGGCGGTGGGGTTGCAGCCCACCTTCAGTGTCCTCACTGTGGCCATTTCTCCAAGAGCCACGCTCATCAGCTGTCGCACGTGGCAGCGTCTCACCCAGCCTGCCTGGACGGCGTCACCGTCGGTCGCCTTGGCAACATCCTGATGTACCAGATCAGTGGTCGGCTGTTCCACTGCTCCGACTGCTTCTACACCTGCCGAGACTTCACCAAGCTCTACAAGCACATCATCTCCAAACACTGCGTGGatgagagggagggaggaggcggaggggggggggaggacGGGAGTGAAAAgggggaggaagaagaggagggagggaaaGTCGCTCCTGACAGAAAGAGGAGCAGCgaggctgaggaggaggagcaagGCGAGGCGTCAGAGTCGGTGAAATCTGAAAACCTGGGGGAGAGAAACACGCTCGTGCTGGACGGCGGCGGCTATCGCTGCCTGATCTGCGGCTGGAAGCACAAGCACAAAGTCGTGAGCGTCAACCACGTGGTGCGCAAGCACGACCTCCCCAAAGCGTACGCCGCCCAGGCCTTAAAGCGGGAGGCTGCCGTCCCCAGCCAGGCGCCGGGCGGCGGCGGCGAGGACGAGGAGGCGGCCGGGCTGAGCGAGGAGATGCtgaaggaggaggtggaggccacGGCCAAGGTGGTGGGCTTCATCTCCAGCCGCTTCGTCTGCCTCATCTGCGGCTGGAAGACCAAAATGAAAGGTACTTGA